From the Rhodoferax sp. WC2427 genome, one window contains:
- the pbpC gene encoding penicillin-binding protein 1C: MAIFLIASCADGISATATFDSIKSSYRPSDTQVLDRQGALLQRLRTDTTVRRGQWVALADVSPALRTALVLSEDKRFFEHSGVDWQAVSAAAWANLWNRKTRGASTITMQLAGLLDADLQPGAGGRSVVQKIGQTVSAQQLDSRWRKDQILEAYLNLVPFRGELVGIDALSRTLFGKAAHGLDAREAAVAVALVRAPNAKLTPLTQRACGVLQAVEPKADCMGLDMFTTAALQRKAFDSSEGIAPHLSRLVAKGPSTVTTSLRAPLQRFAVQTLQQQLRELQGRHVEDGAIVVLDNATGEVLAWVGSSGTLSAAAEVDGVTALRQPGSTLKPFLYAEAIAERRITAASLLEDASTHIPTAGGLYIPQNYDHQFKGWVSARTALGASLNVPAVRTLVMVSPDAFHDQLVALGLPLKESGGYYGYSLALGSAEVSLLNLTNAYRALANGGRASATTFTPNPKPEFRPALDPRAAFITTDILSDPLARARTFGSDSVLATRFWTAVKTGTSKDMRDNWAVGYSQAYTVGVWVGNASGAPMWDVSGTTGAAPVWAAVMHFLHRTQPSRAPAPPPGVVQQTVAFGGTEAARREWFVQGTQQNQFAMHSVASHADGISARGQKDLKDHPARITSPATGTIFALDPDIPPNRQRVDLQAIGAGLRWWIDGKPFAQGPSAQWLPWPGRHVVQIRNAQGTVLDSVRLEVRGAGLR, encoded by the coding sequence ATTGCTATATTTTTAATAGCTTCTTGCGCTGATGGAATAAGCGCTACAGCCACTTTTGACTCCATAAAATCCAGCTACCGCCCGTCCGACACCCAGGTGCTGGACCGCCAAGGTGCGCTGCTGCAGCGCCTGCGCACCGACACCACCGTGCGGCGCGGCCAGTGGGTGGCGCTGGCGGATGTGTCGCCCGCCTTGCGCACGGCCCTGGTGCTGAGCGAAGACAAGCGCTTTTTTGAACACAGCGGGGTGGACTGGCAGGCCGTGTCGGCTGCGGCCTGGGCCAATCTGTGGAACCGCAAAACCCGGGGCGCGTCGACCATCACCATGCAACTGGCGGGGCTGTTGGATGCCGATTTGCAGCCCGGTGCGGGCGGGCGCAGTGTGGTGCAGAAGATCGGCCAGACCGTGTCGGCCCAGCAACTGGACAGCCGCTGGCGCAAGGACCAGATTCTGGAGGCCTACCTGAACCTGGTGCCGTTCCGGGGCGAGCTGGTGGGCATCGACGCACTGAGCCGCACCCTGTTTGGCAAAGCCGCCCATGGGCTGGACGCGCGCGAGGCGGCAGTCGCCGTGGCCCTGGTGCGCGCACCCAATGCCAAATTGACCCCGCTCACCCAGCGGGCCTGCGGCGTGCTGCAGGCGGTGGAGCCCAAGGCGGATTGCATGGGCCTGGACATGTTCACCACCGCCGCCCTGCAGCGCAAGGCGTTTGACAGCAGCGAGGGCATTGCGCCGCACCTGTCCCGGCTGGTGGCGAAAGGCCCGAGCACCGTCACCACCAGCCTGCGCGCGCCACTACAGCGCTTTGCCGTGCAGACCCTGCAGCAGCAACTGCGCGAACTGCAAGGGCGGCACGTGGAAGACGGGGCCATCGTGGTGTTGGACAACGCCACCGGCGAGGTGCTGGCCTGGGTGGGCTCGTCCGGCACCCTGAGCGCCGCTGCCGAAGTGGACGGCGTCACGGCGCTGCGCCAGCCCGGCTCCACGTTGAAGCCTTTTCTGTACGCCGAGGCGATTGCCGAGCGCCGCATCACCGCCGCCTCGCTGCTGGAAGACGCCAGCACCCACATCCCCACCGCAGGCGGCCTGTACATCCCGCAAAACTACGACCACCAGTTCAAAGGCTGGGTGTCGGCCCGCACGGCGCTGGGCGCGTCGCTCAACGTACCGGCAGTGCGCACGCTGGTGATGGTGTCGCCCGATGCCTTCCATGACCAGCTGGTGGCGCTGGGCCTGCCGCTGAAGGAATCGGGCGGCTATTACGGCTACAGCCTGGCGCTGGGCAGCGCCGAGGTGTCGCTGTTGAACCTCACCAACGCCTACCGGGCGCTGGCCAACGGCGGGCGGGCCAGCGCCACCACGTTCACGCCGAATCCGAAACCCGAGTTCCGCCCCGCGCTGGACCCGCGTGCCGCCTTCATCACCACCGACATCCTGTCCGACCCCCTGGCCCGCGCCCGCACCTTCGGCAGCGACAGCGTGCTGGCCACGCGCTTCTGGACGGCGGTGAAAACCGGCACCAGCAAAGACATGCGCGACAACTGGGCGGTGGGCTACTCGCAGGCCTACACCGTGGGCGTGTGGGTGGGCAACGCCAGCGGCGCGCCCATGTGGGACGTGAGCGGCACCACGGGTGCTGCACCCGTCTGGGCCGCCGTGATGCACTTCCTGCACCGCACCCAGCCCAGCCGCGCGCCCGCACCGCCCCCCGGCGTGGTGCAGCAAACGGTGGCCTTCGGCGGCACCGAAGCGGCCCGCCGCGAGTGGTTCGTGCAGGGCACGCAGCAAAACCAGTTTGCTATGCATTCCGTAGCTTCTCACGCTGATGGAATAAGCGCTAGAGGCCAAAAAGACTTGAAAGACCACCCGGCCCGCATCACCAGCCCGGCCACCGGCACCATCTTCGCGCTGGACCCCGACATTCCGCCGAATCGCCAGCGGGTGGATCTGCAGGCCATCGGTGCCGGCCTGCGCTGGTGGATAGACGGCAAGCCTTTTGCCCAGGGTCCGTCCGCCCAATGGCTGCCCTGGCCGGGCCGCCACGTGGTGCAGATCCGCAATGCGCAAGGTACGGTGCTCGACAGCGTGCGGCTGGAGGTGCGGGGGGCCGGGCTGCGCTGA
- a CDS encoding alpha-2-macroglobulin: MRIHTLFTACCLLASSALAQAAQITRVSPQGEVARIRQVVVQFDTSAVNFGDPKAPAPASLQCNDAQASQGTGRWTSDREWAFEFANDLPPGVRCTLQPALGIKSAPSAYTKGVSSYKFNSGGPFVQNIRPFEGGDQIDEEQFFTLTLNGPATLASVQANLWCAVDGLGERVAVRLLDGKDRTDLLKAQGLDKAAAKEPLRYLTLACNRRLPPSATVQLVYGKGVATPSGVPNTVEKRFDYTVRAPFAASFSCERENAQSACLPIRPMHLAFNAPVARKLLEGIKLTSGKDTVAPTFDEEDSDSEAVVSSITFKSPFAEQAQYTLALPAGFKDASGRSLANAASFPLQVGTGAMPPLAKFAASPFGIVERFAEPNGVALLPVTLRNVESKLQVQALNAGKVSTLQPRSDADIIAWYAKVQQFDAYNVSRKLAAAQVKGPLPKVLPDEGKGYVQSRMLSLLQGQPGVKTLDLPQPASGDPRPFEVVGIPLTPGFHVVEIASQKLGASLLDERHGGKRTMFVRTSALVTNLGVHFKLGRENALAWVTTLDKGLPVANAQVQVSDCRGNALGHATTNAQGIAYVADIPPEAPSCQDEGHYNQAYFISARSMQAGAEDMAFTWSDWNRGIEPWRFNLPTSRSAEPDERAHTVFDRMLLRAGETVSMKHLLRTETRKGFGLAEVQPDTLVITHIGSGQQTTQPLVWRKTATGGQSAESTWSIPPAAKLGVYSVELKGPGDDKTFSTGQFRVEEFRLPVLEGRVTPSDKKPLVHATSVPVDVQINYVAGGGAANLPVRVSALVRGKYLSYGDFEAFSFAAPRGKREAAGEGDEEENTASEDSRVVADKLPLTLDKNGAGKTTIDKLTPSPQPQDLLLEASYSDPNGEVQTLRSTQTLWPAAVVAGIKTEGWVSTSQKLKFQALALDLTGKPQADVALEVRATARIVTTSRKRMVGGFYTYDNKTSTKDLGVVCSGKSDSRGLLLCEAALNEAGEVELVVTAKDAAGNRIQAAASVYVTKQGELWFGGENHDRMDLLPEKKSYQPGETAQFQVRMPFRFATALVAVEREGIIQTQVVQLNGQDPTVRVQIKEGWGPNVYVSVLALRGRLREVPWYSFFTWGYKAPREWWTSFWYEGREYVAPTSLVDLSKPAFRLGVAEIRVGTQAHQLAVSVKADKESYPVRGQAKVTINVKLPNGQPAAHAEVALAAVDQALLELMPNSSWNLLDAMLQRRAWGVETSTAQMEIIGRRHYGRKAVAAGGGGGHSGTRELLETLLLWNPKVQLDANGQAVVAVPLNDALTTFKIVAVADASTGLFGTGSTSIRATQDLQIISGLPPLVREDDQFRAQITLRNTTQKAMKVEVAPRATLLNLEQQTVDIPAGEAKEVAWTVTAPAQLAQTRAEAILWEVEAKDTLGGARDALKVRQRIIPAVPLTVQQATLVQVDGTFTLPVAPPADALPGRGGLRLALQPTLAEGLPGVRDWFANYPFACLEQKTSKAIGLRDAKLWQTVVAQIPSYLDSDGLASYFPPRDGEASRGSDTLTAYLLAASDEAGGINPAFALSDEVRAPMERGLIAFVEGKIQREFWSPRKDLDVRKLAAIEALSRYGKAQARMLGSITIAPNQWPTHAVIDWLNILKRVTDVPKRDERLAEAQQILRARLSFQGTKMVFSTEQEDYWWWLMHNGDDNTARLILAVLTDPAWKPDMGRLANGFISRQQHGAWSTTTANLWGGMALEKFSAQFEATPVAGVTKAALGAATASVDWSKVDRVPATDTPHQTTAFGAPASPGNLRNNRMFLPWSKDTLTVTQQGAGKPWLTLQSVVAIDLKAPFNAGYQIKKTIQPVEQAVKGQYTRGDVLRITLEVNASADMTWVAITDPVPGGATILGSGLGRDSEIATQGEKRSGSGWPAFEERSFESFRSYYEYLPKGVVKMEYTIRLNNVGDFALPPSRVEAMYAPEMFGEWPNARVKVVGVK, from the coding sequence GAGGGCGGCGACCAGATCGACGAAGAGCAGTTCTTCACCCTCACGCTCAACGGCCCGGCCACGCTGGCCAGCGTGCAGGCGAACCTGTGGTGTGCGGTGGACGGCCTGGGCGAGCGCGTGGCCGTGCGCCTGCTGGACGGCAAGGACCGGACCGACCTGCTCAAAGCCCAGGGCCTGGACAAGGCCGCCGCCAAGGAGCCGTTGCGTTACCTCACCCTGGCCTGCAACCGCCGCCTGCCACCCAGTGCCACCGTGCAATTGGTCTACGGCAAGGGCGTGGCCACCCCCAGCGGCGTGCCCAACACGGTGGAAAAGCGCTTCGACTACACCGTGCGCGCGCCGTTTGCCGCCAGCTTCAGCTGCGAACGTGAAAACGCCCAAAGCGCCTGCCTGCCGATCCGCCCCATGCACCTGGCCTTCAACGCCCCCGTGGCCCGCAAGCTGCTGGAGGGCATCAAGCTCACCTCGGGCAAGGACACGGTTGCCCCCACCTTTGACGAAGAAGACAGCGACAGCGAGGCGGTGGTCAGCAGCATCACCTTCAAAAGCCCGTTTGCCGAGCAGGCCCAATACACGCTGGCCCTGCCTGCAGGCTTCAAAGATGCGTCGGGCCGCAGCCTGGCCAATGCCGCGAGTTTCCCCCTGCAGGTGGGCACGGGGGCCATGCCGCCGTTGGCCAAGTTTGCCGCGTCGCCGTTTGGCATTGTGGAACGCTTTGCCGAGCCCAACGGCGTGGCGCTGTTGCCGGTGACGCTGCGCAATGTCGAATCCAAGCTGCAAGTGCAAGCCCTGAACGCGGGCAAGGTCAGCACCCTGCAGCCTCGCAGCGACGCCGACATCATTGCCTGGTACGCCAAAGTGCAGCAGTTCGATGCCTACAACGTCAGCCGCAAGCTGGCCGCCGCCCAGGTCAAGGGCCCGCTGCCCAAGGTGCTGCCGGACGAAGGCAAGGGCTATGTGCAAAGCCGCATGCTGTCGCTGCTGCAAGGCCAGCCGGGCGTGAAGACGCTGGACCTGCCCCAGCCTGCCAGTGGAGACCCGCGCCCCTTTGAGGTGGTGGGCATCCCGCTCACCCCCGGCTTCCACGTGGTCGAAATCGCCTCGCAAAAGCTGGGTGCCTCGCTGCTGGACGAACGCCATGGCGGCAAACGCACCATGTTCGTCCGCACCTCGGCCCTGGTGACCAACCTGGGCGTGCACTTCAAGCTGGGCCGCGAGAACGCACTGGCCTGGGTTACCACGCTGGACAAGGGCCTGCCGGTGGCCAACGCCCAGGTGCAGGTGTCCGACTGCCGCGGCAATGCGCTGGGCCACGCCACCACCAACGCCCAGGGCATCGCCTATGTGGCCGACATCCCCCCCGAGGCCCCGAGTTGCCAGGACGAGGGCCATTACAACCAGGCCTATTTCATCAGCGCCCGCAGCATGCAGGCCGGCGCGGAAGACATGGCCTTCACCTGGAGCGACTGGAACCGGGGCATCGAACCCTGGCGCTTCAACCTGCCCACCAGCCGCAGCGCAGAGCCCGACGAGCGCGCCCACACCGTGTTCGACCGCATGCTGCTGCGCGCGGGCGAAACCGTGTCCATGAAGCACCTGCTGCGCACCGAAACCCGCAAAGGCTTTGGCCTGGCGGAGGTGCAGCCCGACACCCTGGTCATCACCCACATCGGCAGCGGCCAGCAGACCACCCAGCCCCTGGTCTGGCGCAAGACCGCCACCGGCGGCCAGAGCGCCGAGAGCACCTGGTCCATCCCGCCCGCCGCCAAGCTGGGCGTGTACAGCGTAGAACTCAAAGGGCCGGGCGACGACAAAACCTTCAGCACCGGCCAGTTCCGCGTCGAAGAATTCCGCCTGCCGGTGCTCGAAGGCCGCGTCACTCCCAGCGACAAAAAGCCGCTGGTCCATGCCACCAGCGTGCCGGTGGACGTGCAGATCAACTACGTGGCCGGGGGCGGCGCGGCCAATCTGCCGGTGCGCGTGTCGGCACTGGTGCGCGGCAAATATTTGAGTTATGGCGACTTCGAGGCCTTCAGCTTCGCCGCCCCCCGCGGCAAGCGCGAGGCCGCCGGGGAGGGCGATGAAGAAGAAAACACCGCCAGCGAAGACAGCCGCGTGGTGGCCGACAAGCTGCCGCTCACGCTGGACAAAAACGGCGCGGGCAAAACCACTATCGACAAACTCACGCCCAGCCCGCAGCCGCAGGATCTGCTGCTGGAAGCCAGCTACTCCGACCCCAACGGCGAGGTGCAAACCCTCCGCAGCACCCAAACGCTGTGGCCCGCCGCCGTGGTTGCAGGCATCAAGACCGAAGGCTGGGTGTCTACCAGCCAAAAGCTCAAGTTCCAGGCCCTGGCGCTGGATTTGACCGGCAAACCGCAGGCCGACGTGGCCCTGGAAGTGCGCGCCACCGCCCGCATCGTCACCACCAGCCGCAAGCGCATGGTGGGTGGCTTCTACACCTACGACAACAAGACCAGCACCAAGGACCTGGGCGTGGTGTGCAGCGGCAAGAGCGACAGCCGGGGCCTGCTGCTGTGCGAAGCCGCTTTGAACGAAGCGGGCGAGGTGGAGCTGGTGGTCACTGCCAAAGACGCTGCGGGCAACCGCATCCAGGCCGCCGCGTCGGTGTATGTGACCAAGCAGGGCGAGCTCTGGTTTGGCGGCGAGAACCACGACCGCATGGACCTGCTGCCCGAGAAAAAGAGCTACCAGCCCGGCGAGACCGCCCAGTTCCAGGTGCGCATGCCGTTCCGCTTTGCCACCGCCCTGGTGGCGGTGGAGCGCGAAGGCATCATCCAAACCCAGGTGGTGCAGCTCAACGGGCAGGACCCGACGGTGCGCGTGCAGATTAAGGAAGGCTGGGGCCCCAACGTGTATGTGAGTGTGCTGGCCCTGCGCGGCCGCCTGCGCGAGGTGCCCTGGTACAGCTTCTTCACCTGGGGCTACAAGGCCCCGCGCGAGTGGTGGACCAGCTTCTGGTACGAGGGACGTGAATACGTGGCCCCCACTTCGCTGGTAGACCTGAGCAAACCCGCCTTCCGCCTGGGCGTGGCCGAAATCCGCGTCGGCACCCAAGCCCACCAGCTGGCCGTGAGCGTCAAGGCCGACAAGGAAAGCTACCCCGTGCGCGGCCAGGCTAAGGTGACCATCAACGTCAAGCTGCCCAACGGCCAGCCCGCCGCCCATGCCGAAGTCGCCCTGGCCGCAGTCGACCAGGCGCTGCTGGAGCTCATGCCCAACAGCAGCTGGAACCTGCTCGATGCGATGCTGCAGCGCCGCGCCTGGGGCGTGGAAACCTCGACCGCGCAGATGGAAATCATCGGCCGCCGCCACTACGGCCGCAAAGCCGTGGCCGCAGGCGGCGGTGGGGGCCACAGCGGCACCCGCGAGCTGCTGGAAACACTGCTGCTGTGGAACCCCAAGGTGCAGCTGGATGCCAACGGCCAGGCTGTTGTTGCCGTGCCGCTGAACGACGCGCTCACCACCTTCAAGATCGTCGCTGTGGCCGATGCCTCCACCGGCCTGTTTGGCACCGGCTCCACCAGCATCCGCGCCACGCAAGACCTGCAAATCATCAGCGGCCTGCCGCCCCTGGTGCGCGAAGACGACCAGTTCCGCGCCCAGATCACCCTGCGCAACACCACCCAAAAAGCCATGAAGGTAGAGGTCGCCCCGCGCGCTACGCTACTAAATCTAGAGCAACAAACCGTGGACATACCAGCGGGAGAGGCCAAAGAGGTCGCATGGACCGTGACCGCCCCGGCGCAGCTCGCACAAACCCGCGCCGAGGCCATCCTGTGGGAGGTGGAAGCCAAAGACACCCTGGGCGGTGCCCGCGATGCCCTCAAGGTGCGCCAACGCATCATCCCCGCCGTGCCCCTGACGGTGCAGCAGGCCACCCTGGTGCAGGTGGACGGCACGTTCACGCTGCCGGTTGCGCCGCCCGCCGATGCGCTGCCGGGCCGGGGCGGTTTGCGCTTGGCCCTGCAGCCCACGCTGGCCGAGGGCCTACCCGGAGTACGCGACTGGTTTGCCAATTACCCGTTTGCCTGCCTGGAGCAAAAGACCAGCAAGGCCATCGGCCTGCGCGATGCCAAGCTGTGGCAAACCGTGGTCGCCCAGATCCCCAGCTACCTCGACAGCGACGGCCTGGCCAGCTACTTTCCGCCGCGCGACGGCGAGGCGAGCCGGGGCAGCGACACCCTCACGGCCTACCTGCTGGCGGCCTCGGACGAGGCGGGCGGCATCAACCCCGCCTTCGCCCTGAGCGACGAAGTGCGTGCGCCCATGGAGCGCGGCCTGATCGCGTTTGTGGAAGGCAAGATCCAGCGCGAATTCTGGAGCCCGCGCAAGGACCTGGACGTGCGCAAGCTCGCCGCCATCGAAGCCCTGTCGCGCTATGGCAAGGCCCAGGCCCGCATGCTGGGCAGCATCACCATCGCCCCGAACCAGTGGCCTACCCACGCGGTGATCGACTGGCTCAACATCTTGAAGCGCGTGACCGATGTACCCAAGCGCGACGAGCGCCTGGCCGAGGCCCAGCAAATTCTGCGCGCCCGCCTGAGCTTCCAGGGCACCAAGATGGTCTTCAGCACCGAGCAAGAGGACTACTGGTGGTGGCTGATGCACAACGGCGACGACAACACCGCCCGCCTGATCCTGGCCGTGCTGACCGACCCGGCCTGGAAGCCCGACATGGGCCGCCTGGCCAACGGCTTCATCAGCCGCCAGCAGCATGGCGCCTGGAGCACCACCACCGCCAACCTCTGGGGTGGCATGGCGCTGGAGAAGTTCAGCGCCCAGTTTGAAGCCACCCCCGTGGCCGGGGTCACCAAAGCCGCCCTGGGTGCCGCCACCGCCAGCGTGGACTGGAGCAAGGTAGACCGCGTACCCGCCACCGACACCCCGCACCAAACCACCGCCTTCGGTGCGCCCGCATCCCCGGGCAACCTGCGCAACAACCGCATGTTCCTGCCGTGGAGCAAAGACACGCTCACAGTGACCCAGCAAGGCGCCGGCAAGCCCTGGCTCACCCTGCAATCCGTAGTGGCCATTGACCTGAAAGCCCCGTTCAACGCGGGCTACCAGATCAAGAAGACTATTCAACCGGTGGAGCAGGCCGTCAAAGGGCAATACACCCGTGGCGACGTGCTGCGCATCACCCTGGAAGTCAACGCCAGCGCCGACATGACCTGGGTCGCCATCACCGACCCCGTGCCCGGCGGTGCCACCATCCTTGGCAGCGGCCTGGGCCGCGACTCCGAAATAGCCACCCAGGGCGAAAAGCGCAGCGGCAGCGGCTGGCCCGCTTTTGAAGAACGCAGCTTCGAGTCCTTCCGCAGCTACTACGAGTATTTGCCCAAGGGCGTGGTCAAGATGGAATACACCATCCGGCTGAACAACGTGGGCGATTTTGCGTTGCCGCCCAGCCGCGTCGAGGCGATGTACGCACCCGAGATGTTTGGCGAGTGGCCGAATGCACGGGTGAAGGTGGTGGGGGTGAAGTGA